In the genome of Dryobates pubescens isolate bDryPub1 chromosome 18, bDryPub1.pri, whole genome shotgun sequence, one region contains:
- the ASB12 gene encoding ankyrin repeat and SOCS box protein 12, whose amino-acid sequence MSLIDINKMFCMLQPREDEDDNGESEELTQAVSEDNYQALEELLSQDRYKRFINRRSGWGVPSTPLRLAATWGCVRSIKVLLAHGAEVDSLDVKAQTPLFMAVSNGHQECVKILLEAGASPAGSIYNNCSPLLIAARDGNADILRQLLDHGAEANVHARLPPWAANSVACSGPLYLAAAYGHLECFRLLLLYGADPNYNCTDKRVIAQIKEPKTLLETCLRHGCRSDFVQLLIDFGANVYLPNLRADEATAHSEGLELLLQARAHPKSLLSQSRLVMRRLLKQAGYPPILGKLEIPAVLVNYLQHQPRCRAHH is encoded by the exons ATGAGCCTAATAGATATCAACAAAATGTTCTGCATGCTCCAGCCCAGAGAAGATGAAGATGACAACGGAGAAAGCGAGGAGCTGACCCAAGCAGTGTCTGAGGACAATTACCAAGCCCTCGAGGAGCTCCTGTCCCAAGACAGGTACAAAAGGTTCATCAACCGCAGGAGCGGCTGGGGTGTGCCCAGCACCCCGCTGCGCCTGGCCGCCACCTGGGGCTGCGTCAGGAGCATCAAGGTCCTCCTGGCCCACGGAGCAGAGGTGGACAGCCTGGACGTGAAGGCTCAAACACCACTTTTCATGGCAGTCAGCAACGGCCACCAGGAGTGCGTGAAGATTCTCCTGGAGGCAGGCGCCAGCCCCGCCGGCAGCATCTACAACAACTGCTCCCCGCTGCTGATCGCCGCGAGGGATGGCAACGCGGACATCCTGCGGCAGCTCCTGGATCACGGCGCAGAAGCCAACGTTCATGCGAGGCTGCCCCCTTGGGCTGCCAACTCGGTGGCTTGCTCTGGGCCCCTCTACCTGGCGGCCGCCTACGGGCACCTGGAGTGCTttcggctgctgctgctgtacggCGCCGACCCCAACTACAACTGCACCGACAAGAGGGTCATCGCCCAGATCAAAGAGCCCAAGACTCTGCTGGAGACCTGCCTGAGGCATGGCTGCAGGAGTGACTTTGTCCAGCTGCTCATTGACTTTGGAGCCAACGTGTACTTGCCCAACCTCAGGGCAGATGAGGCGACCGCCCACAGCgagggcttggagctgctgctgcaggcaagaG CTCACCCCAAGTCCTTGCTGTCTCAGTCCAGGCTGGTGATGAGACGTCTCCTGAAGCAGGCTGGCTACCCACCCATCCTTGGCAAGCTGGAGATCCCAGCGGTCCTGGTGAACTATCTCCAACACCAGCCCCGATGCAGAGCCCACCACTAG
- the AMER1 gene encoding APC membrane recruitment protein 1: protein METGCPEEPAQARPQSVACGQPEGCDQRQEEAGEQRPELGSASVVAAEPQQPQPPPGKLKKTAFKLFGGKRSICTLPSFFGGRSKGQGKAASKKGLIKCKTHDGLSGATYDGVQLESPSEGSRDSRPCLLPSSQSAHSAVDTSTRCDLGQGDSSPPGSIEGCEKKPNGEKSSFPRPKKGLKGFFNSIRRHRKSKVAECEKTELPEWTGDSEEATKAPGVGVESQETAEERGLGPVPLATVCPGSSEDDHSVGTVANCGEAAEPGCLVADEGSSEGCGGDVVVMAGKRDTLDAKLESDGVVCTEFDHGDMLLDFHPDFMDNDPPCLHSGDLLSLILGDATSLKSFDSLTGCGDDIAEPDITESTMPVERSRDAAKRSSCLVTYQGGGEEMAIPEEAEEYLHQIWDSGVAGDRRYGAQVSSSSLETHASHEAEAHPYLGEAMDGVDLLTPQSDQQESAPNSDEGYYDSTTPGPEDEGGDGLGEIKKERLPRDSYSGDALYEFDALMSPSHGEESLFDSKISRPGIFSYFLDFCLPAEKSLIQMMDQKRGVMETEEERLAAIQKELLFWELRREPILKRFDVPNKEKCPREKQCVECKSRAAGSLGKSQSGLGGEQVASHAPSRGVNGGVSVARAENAEWRDFAGPLCPESSYSSPKAPGSCLNQLTKSSSGFDSDPDCGLFGMAPAKAGMFPGYRLPEHEHGGVETASSQPQADNECEPEHAVNFSQALVEFASSGTLFSSLSESLGSSASGSSFTQNLPALPTMVTFDVVDVEQEGEGECEEHPEMNAGEDIAEEFDDGYGRKESLAECDERMSPGYSPGSFQSCNWGVTSLPRHLRLHSLSPSMPAPLSVDRRSRSLDTESLEFELGDTQGAKGGPQPCRLWARREGGKKDSGGARRSRSKEDGELVAPDGGLSWPGLQHLQRDTEMAAGGVKHWDFAPAVAMESAWEPAEQPGTVSPPFLSLSRSIPGETLDMQPQEAELNRHPLRPSNLPLQGEARRSREAAGSYRYHGEAATTTKLPHLLPSGEMEPELPLSFPFACSPEKRPKCKPVGIAQGVPQHPSGSTDALWSPERCAEPLKGRATPGLPVLPATINIPDTE from the coding sequence atggaaacaggctgcccagaggagcctGCCCAGGCCAGGCCACAGTCAGTGGCCtgtgggcagccagagggaTGTGACCAgcggcaggaggaggctggggagcagcggcctgagctgggcagtgcctcTGTGGtagctgcagagccacagcagcctcagccaccCCCTGGCAAGCTGAAGAAAACGGCTTTCAAGCTGTttggagggaagaggagcatcTGTACTCTGCCCAGCTTCTTtggaggcaggagcaaaggccAGGGGAAAGCAGCCTCTAAGAAGGGCCTCATCAAATGCAAGACCCACGATGGGCTCAGCGGTGCTACATACGATGGGGTGCAGCTGGAAAGCCCCtcggagggcagcagggactcGCGGCCTTGCCTGTTGCCAAGCTCCCAAAGTGCTCACTCAGCTGTAGACACCAGCACCAGGTGTGATTTGGGCCAGGGGGACAGCTCTCCACCAGGGAGCATTGAGGGCTGTGAGAAAAAGCCCAATGGTGAGAAGTCCTCCTTTCCCAGACCCAAGAAAGGCCTGAAAGGGTTTTTTAACAGCATCCGGCGTCACCGGAAGAGCAAAGTTGCTGAGTGTGAGAAAACAGAGCTCCCTGAGTGGACTGGAGACTCGGAGGAGGCCACCAAAGCTCCTGGAGTGGGAGTGGAGAGCCAGgagactgcagaggaaagagggcTAGGACCTGTCCCTCTTGCCACAGTCTGCCCGGGGAGCTCTGAGGATGACCACTCAGTAGGGACAGTGGCCAActgtggggaggctgctgagcctggttGCCTCGTGGCTgatgaaggcagctctgagggctgtggtggtgaTGTGGTGGTGATGGCAGGGAAGAGGGACACTCTGGATGCAAAATTAGAGTCTGATGGTGTTGTCTGCACGGAGTTTGACCATGGTGATATGCTGCTGGATTTCCATCCAGACTTCATGGACAATGACCCTCCCTGCCTACACTCTGGGGATCTTCTAAGCCTCATCTTGGGAGATGCCACATCCCTGAAGAGCTTTGATTCCCTGACGGGGTGCGGAGATGACATCGCCGAGCCTGACATCACCGAGAGCACCATGCCCGTGGAGCgcagcagagatgctgccaaGCGTAGCTCCTGCCTGGTCACCTACCAGGGCGGTGGGGAGGAGATGGCCATACCCGAGGAGGCAGAGGAGTATCTCCACCAGATATGGGACAGCGGCGTGGCAGGGGACAGGAGATACGGAGCCCAGGTGTCCAGTAGCAGTTTGGAGACGCACGCCTCGCACGAGGCGGAAGCCCATCCCTACCTGGGGGAGGCCATGGACGGTGTTGACCTTCTGACACCACagagtgaccagcaggagtCTGCCCCTAACAGTGACGAGGGTTATTATGACTCCACCACGCCAGGGCCAGAGGATGAAGGCGGGGATGGGCTGGGTGAGATCAAGAAGGAGCGCTTGCCCAGGGACAGCTACAGTGGCGATGCACTTTACGAGTTTGACGCGCTGATGAGTCCCTCCCATGGCGAGGAGTCCCTGTTCGACAGCAAGATCTCGCGCCCGGGCATCTTCAGCTACTTCTTGGACTTCTGCCTCCccgctgagaagagcctgatcCAGATGATGGATCAGAAGAGAGGTGTGATGGAAACAGAAGAAGAGCGGCTGGCGGCCATCCAgaaggagctgctcttctgGGAGCTGCGGAGGGAGCCCATCTTGAAACGCTTCGATGTCCCCAACAAGGAGAAGTGTCCCCGGGAAAAGCAGTGTGTGGAATGTAAAAGCAGAGCGGCCGGCTCGCTCGGCAAGAGTCAGAGTGGCCTTGGTGGTGAGCAGGTGGCCTCCCATGCCCCGAGCAGGGGTGTGAACGGTGGGGTTTCAGTGGCTAGAGCTGAAAATGCGGAGTGGAGGGATTTTGCAGGGCCCCTGTGCCCAGAGAGCTCCTACAGCAGCCCAAAGGCCCCAGGAAGTTGCCTTAATCAACTCACAAAGAGCAGCTCGGGGTTCGATTCGGACCCGGACTGTGGCTTGTTCGGCATGgccccagccaaagcagggaTGTTCCCTGGCTACAGACTCCCAGAGCATGAGCATGGTGGAGTGGAAACCGCCAGCAGCCAGCCGCAGGCGGACAACGAATGTGAGCCCGAGCACGCTGTGAACTTCTCCCAAGCGCTGGTGGAGTTTGCCAGCAGCGGgaccctcttctccagcctttctgaAAGCCTGGGGAGCTCTGCCTCTGGCTCTTCCTTCACCCAgaacctccctgccctccccactaTGGTCACCTTTGATGTGGTGGACGtggagcaggaaggagagggggagtgCGAGGAGCACCCCGAGATGAACGCCGGCGAGGACATCGCTGAGGAGTTCGACGACGGCTACGGACGGAAAGAGTCATTGGCTGAATGCGACGAGAGAATGTCCCCGGGGTACTCCCCGGGCTCCTTCCAGAGCTGCAACTGGGGTGTCACCAGCCTGCCCCGCCACCTGCGCCTCCACAGCCTGAGCCCCTCCATGCCAGCACCGCTCTCCGTCGACCGCAGGAGCCGCTCGCTTGACACCGAGAGCCTGGAGTTCGAGCTCGGTGACACGCAGGGTGCCAAGGGtggccctcagccctgccgCCTCTGGGCCAGGCGGGAGGGCGGCAAAAAGGACTCGGGCGGAgcgaggaggagcaggagtaaGGAGGACGGTGAGTTGGTGGCTCCTGATGGTGGGTTGAGCTGGCCAGgcttgcagcacctccagcgtGACACTGAGATGGCCGCTGGGGGGGTGAAGCACTGGGACTTcgctccagctgtggccatggagagcgcctgggagccagcagagcagcctggcaccgtgtcccctcctttcctctctctttcccggAGCATCCCTGGAGAAACCCTGGACATGCAGccccaggaggcagagctgaacaGACACCCTCTCAGACCCTCCAACTTACCTCTGCAGGGTGAGGCCAGGAGGTCCCGGGAGGCAGCTGGCTCCTACAGGTACCACGGAGAAGCCGCCACCACCACAAAGCTGCCCCACTTGCTACCCTCGGGAGAGATGGAGCCCgagctgcccctcagcttcccTTTCGCCTGCTCCCCGGAGAAACGCCCCAAGTGCAAACCCGTGGGCATCGCCCAGggcgtccctcagcaccccagcgGCAGCACCGATGCCCTCTGGAGCCCGGAGCGCTGCGCAGAGCCCCTGAAGGGCAGAGCCACCCCTGGGCTGCCCGTGCTGCCTGCCACCATCAACATCCCTGACACTGAGTAG